A window of Agrobacterium tumefaciens contains these coding sequences:
- a CDS encoding ABC transporter permease yields MLTYVAKRVLYMIPTLFGMSLIAFMIIQLPPGDYLTSLLSTMADGGQNLDEATITRLRAQYGLDQPVYVQYFVWISGILTRGDFGYSFEWNQPVSTLIWDRMGSTLLISLASLLLVWAISLPIGIYSAVRRHSFGDHAFTLLGFIGLAVPNFIMALTLMYASYRFLGQSVGGIFSPAFVDAPWSIAKFNDMLSHMWIPVIVIAMSGTAAMIRILRANLSDELSKPYVVTARAKGLPERKVIVKYPVRIALNPFVSSIGWVLPDLVSGVTITAIVLNLPTAGPLLLRALVGQDMYLAGSFILLMGVLTLVGMLISDILLAVLDPRIRFN; encoded by the coding sequence ATGCTGACATATGTGGCGAAGCGCGTTCTTTACATGATACCGACCCTGTTCGGCATGTCCTTGATCGCATTCATGATCATTCAATTGCCACCAGGCGATTATCTGACCTCGCTTCTCTCCACCATGGCCGATGGTGGGCAGAATCTGGACGAGGCGACGATTACGCGCCTGCGCGCGCAATACGGTCTCGATCAACCTGTCTATGTCCAGTATTTCGTGTGGATCAGCGGAATATTGACCCGGGGCGATTTCGGATACTCCTTCGAGTGGAACCAGCCGGTCTCGACCCTGATCTGGGACCGGATGGGATCGACGCTGTTGATCTCGCTGGCGAGTCTTTTACTTGTTTGGGCAATATCCCTCCCGATAGGGATCTATTCCGCGGTCAGACGCCATTCCTTCGGCGACCACGCCTTTACGCTTCTCGGCTTTATCGGGCTGGCCGTTCCGAATTTCATCATGGCGCTGACCTTGATGTATGCGAGCTACCGGTTTTTGGGACAAAGCGTTGGCGGCATATTTTCTCCCGCTTTCGTCGATGCGCCCTGGAGCATCGCAAAATTCAACGACATGCTCAGCCATATGTGGATACCTGTGATCGTCATCGCCATGTCAGGCACTGCCGCCATGATCAGAATTCTGCGGGCAAATCTGTCGGATGAATTGAGCAAGCCCTATGTCGTCACGGCGCGGGCCAAGGGTTTGCCTGAGCGCAAGGTCATTGTGAAATACCCCGTCCGCATCGCGCTCAACCCTTTCGTCAGCTCGATCGGCTGGGTGCTGCCGGATCTCGTTTCCGGCGTTACCATCACCGCCATCGTGCTGAACCTTCCAACGGCGGGACCGCTTCTGCTGCGGGCGCTGGTCGGTCAGGACATGTATCTGGCTGGAAGTTTCATTCTCTTAATGGGCGTGCTGACACTGGTGGGCATGCTGATTTCAGACATATTGCTGGCGGTGCTCGACCCCCGCATCCGGTTCAATTGA